A single genomic interval of Tursiops truncatus isolate mTurTru1 chromosome 1, mTurTru1.mat.Y, whole genome shotgun sequence harbors:
- the SFT2D2 gene encoding vesicle transport protein SFT2B, giving the protein MDKLKKVLSGQDTEDRGGLSEVVEAASLSSSTRIKGFIACFAAGILCSLLGTLLLWVPRKGLYLFAVFYTFGNIASLGSTLFLMGPMKQLKRMIEPTRLIATIMVLLCITLTLCSAFWWHNRGLALIFCILQSLALTWYSLSYIPFARNAVKKCFAVCLA; this is encoded by the exons ATGGACAAGCTGAAGAAGGTGCTGAGCGGGCAGGACACCGAGGACCGGGGCGGCCTGTCAGAG gttGTGGAGGCAGCTTCATTAAGCTCGAGCACCAGAATAAAAGGCTTCATTGCCTGTTTTGCTGCAGGAATTCTCTGCTCACTGCTG GGAACTCTTCTGCTCTGGGTGCCCAGGAAGGGACTATACCTCTTCGCAGTGTTTTACACCTTTGGCAACATCGCATCTCTTGGGAg CACTCTCTTCCTCATGGGACCAATGAAACAGCTGAAGCGAATGATAGAGCCTACGCGTTTGATTGCAACCATCATGGTGCTG ttgtgcatTACGCTTACCCTGTGTTCTGCCTTTTGG TGGCACAACAGAGGGCTTGCTCTCATCTTCTGCATTTTGCAGTCTCTGGCCCTGACGTG GTATAGCCTTTCCTACATACCATTCGCAAG